One genomic region from Solwaraspora sp. WMMD792 encodes:
- a CDS encoding exodeoxyribonuclease III, whose protein sequence is MRIATWNVNSVKARLNRLLGWLADTAPDVVCLQETKCAAAAFPAAEVGDLGYEVAAHGDGRWNGVAVLSRVGLDDVRTGFDAEPGFPLPEARSVAATCAGVRVWSVYVPNGRSPDSAHYTYKLDWLAGLRRALAAEAATDLLVCGDFNVAPTDADVWDPTVFAGSTHVTPAERAALADLLALGLVDVVPQPMKGPHPYTYWDYRAGMFPKNMGMRIDLVYASGTVNRRVRAAYVDRDARKGPTPSDHAPVVVDLD, encoded by the coding sequence GTGCGGATCGCCACCTGGAACGTCAACTCGGTCAAGGCCCGGCTGAACCGGCTACTCGGCTGGCTGGCCGACACCGCACCGGACGTCGTGTGTCTGCAGGAGACCAAGTGCGCGGCGGCCGCGTTTCCGGCCGCCGAGGTCGGTGACCTCGGCTACGAGGTCGCGGCGCACGGCGATGGTCGCTGGAACGGCGTCGCGGTGCTGTCCCGGGTCGGGCTCGACGACGTGCGGACCGGGTTCGACGCCGAGCCCGGCTTTCCGCTGCCGGAGGCCAGATCCGTCGCGGCGACCTGCGCCGGGGTCCGGGTCTGGTCGGTGTACGTGCCGAACGGTCGCAGCCCCGACTCGGCGCACTACACGTACAAGCTGGACTGGCTGGCCGGGCTGCGCCGCGCGCTCGCCGCGGAGGCCGCCACCGATCTGCTCGTCTGCGGCGACTTCAACGTCGCGCCCACCGACGCGGATGTGTGGGACCCGACGGTGTTCGCCGGCTCCACCCACGTCACCCCGGCCGAACGGGCCGCGCTGGCCGACCTGCTCGCCCTCGGCCTGGTCGACGTGGTGCCGCAACCGATGAAGGGCCCGCACCCGTACACCTACTGGGACTACCGGGCCGGGATGTTCCCGAAGAACATGGGCATGCGGATCGACCTTGTCTACGCCAGCGGCACCGTCAACCGGCGGGTCCGGGCGGCCTACGTGGACCGCGACGCCCGTAAGGGCCCGACCCCGTCCGATCACGCCCCGGTCGTCGTCGACCTGGATTGA
- a CDS encoding PAC2 family protein: MLDPHELYDVVDEVPELGQPVLIQAMTGFVDAGNATRLAREHLLASLEHEVVATFDIDQLLDYRSRRPVMLFVEDHWEHYEEPRLEVHLMRDDAGTPFLLLGGPEPDLQWERFTAAAIAVNRRLNVGTTIGLNAIPMAVPHTRPTGVTAHASRRELISGYEPWLQRVQVPGSAGHLLEYRLGQQGHDAVGFAVHVPHYVAQAEYPAAAELLLNSVSRTTGLLLPTEQLHNAAEAVREDIDRQVAQTEEAGSLVSALEEQYDSFTRGRSGTNLLAESSGPLPTADELGAELERFLAEQTRPGDLPG; the protein is encoded by the coding sequence GTGCTCGACCCACACGAGCTCTACGACGTCGTCGACGAGGTGCCCGAGCTCGGTCAGCCGGTGCTGATCCAGGCGATGACGGGTTTCGTCGATGCCGGCAACGCGACCCGACTCGCCCGTGAGCACCTGCTCGCCTCCCTCGAGCACGAGGTCGTGGCCACCTTCGACATCGACCAACTGCTCGACTACCGGTCCCGCCGACCGGTGATGCTCTTCGTCGAGGACCACTGGGAGCACTACGAGGAGCCCCGGCTCGAGGTCCACCTGATGCGTGACGACGCCGGCACGCCTTTCCTGCTGCTCGGTGGCCCCGAGCCTGACCTGCAGTGGGAACGGTTCACCGCCGCGGCGATCGCGGTGAACCGCCGGCTCAACGTCGGCACCACGATCGGGCTGAACGCCATCCCGATGGCGGTGCCGCACACCCGGCCGACCGGGGTCACCGCACACGCCAGCCGTCGCGAGCTGATCAGCGGCTACGAACCCTGGCTGCAGCGGGTCCAGGTGCCGGGCAGCGCCGGGCACCTGCTGGAATACCGCCTCGGTCAGCAGGGCCACGACGCGGTCGGCTTCGCCGTGCACGTCCCGCACTACGTGGCCCAGGCCGAGTACCCCGCCGCCGCCGAGCTGCTGCTCAACTCCGTCTCGCGGACCACCGGTCTGTTGCTGCCCACCGAGCAGTTGCACAACGCCGCCGAGGCGGTCCGGGAGGACATCGACCGGCAGGTAGCCCAGACCGAGGAGGCCGGATCCCTGGTCAGTGCGTTGGAGGAGCAGTACGACAGCTTCACCCGGGGTCGGTCCGGCACCAATCTGCTCGCCGAGTCCAGCGGGCCGCTGCCGACCGCCGACGAGCTGGGCGCGGAGCTGGAGCGCTTCCTCGCCGAGCAGACCCGGCCCGGTGACCTGCCCGGCTGA